TTTCGTATATGCCCTGcagaaattatttgaaaaaaggAATCTAATTAACCGTAACCGTGGCTGagaatattttgattttttttttctagcaaTCCGGTTTCGTGGCGGTAGtagattggagcgggttctctttGCGACAGGGCGGTGCCTTAGGCGCAGCGGCACTGCGAAACTTAATAGCCGCTCTCCGAGGACGATTTCCGGCTAGATTCAAAGCTGTACACTTCCTGTCGGCGCCTCTTTACGTTCAAGCCACGCTGGCCCTTGTGAAACCTTTCTTGGACGAAAAGACTCGAAATAAGGTGCGGTAAACCTTTAATGTCGATCTTAACGATACCCATCTTCtgtgtttattttaaattttacctAGAATCATAAGTAATACAATTACGCTTTTAATTTCTGGGACTATCCTTTTCTTAAATTCCTGTAATTTGCTATGAGTATagatacccagaatctggttaAAAAACATTGATTTAGCTATTATAGTATTTGAGAACGTTATACTGAGGAACATTGCCaaaaggttaagaaccactggctTAACACATAAATTCAAACACGCTTCTGCATACACGACTCAAGGTATTCAGAGTTAAATATTTGACCAAAAGATAATTCGATGTATCACCCTACGATTACTATAACTTATCCTCTTTAACCGGTGCTTATTAAAAATGCGATTAATTAACGTAGTTCAACGAAATGATCGTTCCTTAACTCTTCCTACAATtattaccaaaaattattgtttattaaaataattgaattacAGCAAAGAGAATTGTTCAAGTTGTAAAATACGAATACAAAGACTCATTGCATATTTTATTCAATCCTTTCGTTGTTCAAGTTTACTTTGGGCATCCTTTAATCtagctttaatttaatttctgtttaaataataattctagATCTATCTGCATGGGAACAATTTGAGCACCCTACACGAGCATCTGCCCACCGACATCCTGCCAGCGGAATTAGGTGGTACAGGGCCAGCCTTCAACCCGGGACTATGGGCAGAACCAGTCATTCATTCGGCAATGAAGGAAGCCGAGCTGGCCGCGTTAAAGAAGGAAAAAGAGCAAGCTGAAATCGCGGAGAGATCATGCGACAGAAGTCTGGTCGAGTCTAGAAACGTGGAGAACCATAAAAGAAACCAAGCAGACTCCATGGAGTCGAGCAATGGTATGAACAAAGAGATCGGACGGCGATTCTTTAATCCTTTTGGTAGTTCTGTAAAGAACCAGTCCGCAAAAAAACCAGGTGGAACGAACGTAGAGCTGAATTTGATTAATCGCAGCATCGCGCACACAGAAGAAAGGGAACATAGAAGAGGAGTGAATAGGACAATAATGGAAGACGAGGATTCTCATTGTCAGAGTAGAGATAAAATGTTGAACAATGGGAATGCTAATTACTTCGAAGATAAAAGAGAACGGTACAAAGATTCTGAGGATAACTTGTTAGCTTTCCAATCTGAAACAAACTCGAACGAATACGAGATCTCGAATAGGCCAGACAGCGACGACAGTAAGGACAATTCATTAGACAATAGATCGGAGAATGCGCTAATTGAAACAGGTAAGAGCGAGATACCTTCCGAAGAAACTAATCTCATAACGTAATATTAATTTCATCGAGGTATTAGTTTAAAATAAATCTATCGAGTAATTAAGCAGGACTTTTATAAGTATGTTAATTCTGGTTACGAATATCGATCAAAAAGGGGAAGAATCAAGTTCAAGGTAGTTTTAGGGTAAAACGTAATAGATCACTTTTTGTAGACATTAAGGAATACCTTGTGATATGGTAAACGTCATTTTTAATGTATTTATATATTCATGAGGCTTTTTATTATTTCCTTCTCATAAATAGAAAGTACATTCACATTATCGGTATCAACGCGAACCAATTCGTGTAGAAGTATTAGTGGAACATTTAATATAGCGAATTcataaattttttcattttttttttctctcgatatACTTGTAAAACATGAATTCATTTTTGTAAAAACGAACCCACTGCCTATTTAGGTCATAACACATTAGACAAACGATATACATATTGACGCGAATAACGTACATAAAAGGAGGTCAATGGCATTAAAACAATCCTTATCCTACTAATCGAAAGTACTTAACCTGTAACAAAAACAAAACTCGTTACTCGAATATCTCTGAGgttcctttttttatttttatttttgttttttaattgtgCGTAATAAACACAATTTACAAATAGTTTTATAGATTGCAACAAGTACTTAGACTGCGAATTTAAATTTGCGGTATACTTATAAATGTAAATTAATAAGTCGAACTTCATTGAAACTCGTGAAATTATGAATATGGGGCAAGAAACACGTTCTTCCtcgtcatacacatttttacataTATCTTTTAAAAACCATTTCGACGATAAACAATTCGTATTAATTCTGTAAAtatgtattaaattatttattgatgtCAAATGTATCATGAAATTAAGGATCTCTTATCACGCGTATTATATACCTGAAAAAGTGTTGTAAACATTgtgtatttacaattttaagtatattaaatataacagatattttgtttaaatcctCCCCCTATAAGAactgtatttttaaataaatatatattttaccaTTTGGAACATTCTCCTTTGGTCGTCTTATTTTAGATAGAAAACTGAAGAACTATgacaaattataaattaaaatttagatatattgttataaaaatataaattattagtaACAGCACTGCACAGCATCTGTTAGattaacattaatacgtgataaatGCATagtaatatattaaattaactAAATTTTAAGGTGGAAACTACATCTCTATGAAAAATGCATATATTAATTTGTCTTCCATCCATATGTTGATCAGATGCTAACAAAAGAGAAATTACGGTAGAAATAatggaataaaaatttattattttagtacataaaatatatatgtatacgatTTTAACATCAATATACATTATAAACATAGAATCTTTTAATACTTTATCACATTACCAAAAACACCCTGCTACCTTATAActccctttttttttctctcacacacacattctccCCCTCTTTTTCTCGATTTGTATGAAAATAGAAAATCCTACACAGAGATCTAAGATGAGGTATATAAAAAACGTTAGTCAAATATAATGCGACAGGTTGCTTATGTACAAATGTTATTATTTACGTGGACACTGAATtttgttacaaaaaaaaaaaaagaaaaaaaaaaaaagagaagaacTTTTCAACATCAACAACAATAAATATATGCAGTTATGAAAACTATGCGTTCTCTGATTCGAATCGTATTTCGAGTTATGATTCGATGTATCTATGACTGTATGCTTGACATAACGCAATTTATAGTGGATTATAAAACTGTCGGTGACTTCTATGTTTCTCAAATTACGTATACTTTACGCGTATAATCGTCAACATGGAATATCGAAACGTGAACATCTACTTTCTGAATACATATGTGTTTGTACTGTACCTTATGATTTCTCGTTATGAAATTATCTTTGTGTAAACTGTTTGTCGAAAACTAATAATGGCAGAGTATGGTGGAAATTGTACACATTGCGTACAATGCATTAGATTATTGTCCAACAGACAACACTCAAGCTACAACGGCAGGAGGAACCCAACCACCAAAACCGCGTTCCAATTCCTCCGCTACGGCTATCGTTAAACGATCTTGATACAGATCACCAACAACCTGTTGTAAATAATATGATtacataatattaaaaataatccatTTAATGGCATGACAACGACGTATCAAAATTTGCACCTGTATACCAATGGGAAGACCTTGCTTGTTCAAACCTAAAGGGCAAGCAGTGGATGGCAACCCTAGTACATTAATAATTGCAGTGTACGAAAAATTGAATGGTTTAATCAGTGGCTCGTGATGCAACGGTGCTG
This genomic window from Colletes latitarsis isolate SP2378_abdomen chromosome 8, iyColLati1, whole genome shotgun sequence contains:
- the LOC143344692 gene encoding clavesin-2, coding for MSEYCEYMWDPTIGHASTALARSIYEEEARFDKRDKKLAIKTVRAILREMPDVDLKHCTDEYITRFLLARKYRTEQAAALIAAYQTQVAHRQDIFGNLTARDPALQRALRAGIPGVLPARDRKGRCVLVILASQWDPIAVPALSVQRAIFLVLEILIQDPRNQQSGFVAVVDWSGFSLRQGGALGAAALRNLIAALRGRFPARFKAVHFLSAPLYVQATLALVKPFLDEKTRNKIYLHGNNLSTLHEHLPTDILPAELGGTGPAFNPGLWAEPVIHSAMKEAELAALKKEKEQAEIAERSCDRSLVESRNVENHKRNQADSMESSNGMNKEIGRRFFNPFGSSVKNQSAKKPGGTNVELNLINRSIAHTEEREHRRGVNRTIMEDEDSHCQSRDKMLNNGNANYFEDKRERYKDSEDNLLAFQSETNSNEYEISNRPDSDDSKDNSLDNRSENALIETGKSEIPSEETNLIT